In Blastopirellula sp. J2-11, a single genomic region encodes these proteins:
- the gatB gene encoding Asp-tRNA(Asn)/Glu-tRNA(Gln) amidotransferase subunit GatB → MSESPYEIVIGLEVHVQLATQTKLFCRCSTQYGAPPNTQTCPVCLAMPGSLPVMNRTAFQLGMKTACALNLQIPNFTKWDRKNYYYPDLPKGYQISQYDLPMSQDGFLLITDPKQQFEPRKVRIIRAHLEEDAGKSMHDEAAGKADSRIDLNRTGTPLLEIVSEPDMRSPLEAKAYLTELKLILEYLGVSDCNMQEGSLRVDANVNLHLQTPEGKVATPIVEIKNMNSFRAVERAIAYEAQRQYEIWLETKQKIGDVPKQTRGWDDQAQITRGQRHKEESSDYRYFPEPDLAPVTTTDEEIAAVKAQLGELPRQIRDRLEEQYKIPAYDADVIVNQGQTTVNYYETLAKLSGDGKLASNWVQQEVLRVLKERSLEIDAFPISTERLAELVKAVAGKEIDGTRAKDVFAEMLDSGKSASEVMKEMGIEKVDDSELENLCRELLEANPKVLADLKEGTHKAVGALIGQAKKKNPNIDPGTFRQMCIDMSAKM, encoded by the coding sequence ATGAGCGAGTCGCCTTACGAGATTGTCATCGGGCTCGAAGTCCACGTCCAGCTTGCGACGCAGACCAAACTGTTCTGCCGCTGCAGCACGCAGTACGGCGCGCCGCCGAACACGCAGACCTGCCCGGTTTGCTTGGCGATGCCTGGTTCGCTGCCGGTGATGAATCGCACCGCATTTCAGTTGGGGATGAAGACCGCGTGTGCGCTCAACTTGCAGATCCCCAACTTCACGAAGTGGGATCGCAAGAATTATTACTATCCCGACTTGCCGAAGGGGTATCAGATCAGCCAGTACGACTTGCCGATGTCGCAAGACGGCTTTCTGCTGATCACCGATCCGAAGCAGCAGTTCGAGCCGCGCAAGGTTCGCATCATTCGCGCTCACTTGGAAGAAGACGCCGGCAAAAGCATGCACGATGAAGCGGCCGGCAAAGCCGATAGCCGCATCGACCTGAACCGCACCGGTACGCCGCTGCTAGAGATCGTCAGCGAGCCGGACATGCGTTCGCCGCTGGAAGCGAAAGCTTATCTGACCGAGCTGAAGTTGATCCTCGAATATCTCGGCGTTTCGGACTGCAACATGCAAGAAGGCAGCTTGCGCGTCGACGCCAACGTCAATCTGCATCTGCAAACGCCGGAAGGCAAAGTTGCGACGCCGATCGTCGAGATCAAAAACATGAACAGCTTCCGCGCCGTCGAGCGCGCGATCGCATACGAAGCGCAGCGTCAGTACGAAATCTGGCTCGAGACGAAGCAAAAAATCGGCGACGTGCCGAAACAGACCCGCGGTTGGGACGATCAGGCTCAAATCACACGCGGTCAACGGCACAAAGAAGAATCAAGCGATTATCGCTACTTCCCCGAGCCTGATCTGGCGCCGGTCACCACGACCGACGAAGAGATCGCCGCGGTAAAAGCGCAGCTCGGCGAACTGCCGCGTCAGATTCGCGATCGTCTGGAAGAGCAGTACAAGATTCCGGCCTACGACGCCGACGTGATCGTGAACCAAGGGCAGACCACGGTCAACTATTACGAGACCCTCGCCAAGCTTTCTGGCGATGGTAAGTTGGCCAGCAACTGGGTGCAGCAGGAAGTGTTGCGCGTGCTGAAAGAGCGTTCGCTTGAGATCGACGCATTTCCGATTTCGACCGAGCGATTGGCCGAACTGGTCAAAGCGGTCGCCGGCAAAGAGATTGACGGCACGCGGGCCAAGGATGTCTTCGCCGAGATGCTCGACTCGGGCAAGTCGGCGTCCGAGGTGATGAAGGAAATGGGAATCGAGAAGGTCGACGACTCGGAACTCGAAAACCTTTGTCGTGAGTTACTGGAAGCGAATCCCAAGGTGTTGGCTGACCTCAAAGAGGGAACGCACAAAGCGGTTGGCGCTTTGATCGGTCAGGCGAAAAAGAAAAATCCGAATATCGATCCCGGCACATTCCGTCAGATGTGCATCGATATGTCCGCCAAAATGTAG
- a CDS encoding SAM-dependent chlorinase/fluorinase translates to MAAKLVGSITAISESGDLISDISHDQLADAPRDEKTTITCDEHRTLGVYPADHQQPEMTYVAVLGQSGFLELCIVGESAAAFLGIRPGAKVEISW, encoded by the coding sequence GTGGCGGCGAAACTAGTCGGCAGCATCACCGCAATCTCGGAATCCGGCGATCTAATCAGCGATATTTCGCATGACCAGTTGGCCGATGCGCCGCGGGATGAGAAAACGACCATCACTTGTGATGAACATCGTACGCTCGGGGTCTATCCAGCCGATCACCAACAGCCCGAGATGACCTATGTCGCGGTGTTGGGGCAGAGCGGCTTTCTTGAGCTTTGCATCGTCGGCGAAAGCGCGGCGGCGTTTCTGGGGATTCGCCCCGGCGCGAAGGTCGAGATTTCTTGGTAG
- a CDS encoding SulP family inorganic anion transporter, with protein sequence MLHFFQSQQQNFKNDILSGLTVALALVPEAVAFAFVAGVSPVIGLYSAFFLGLLTAIFGGRPGMISGATGAMAVIVVSLVALHGIEYLFPAVILCGILQITFGLTRLGVLIRMVPHSVMLGFVNGLAIVIFMAQFGSFQTINDIGVMTYLRGPVLWIMLALTAVTMAIIWLLPKFTRAIPSSLAALLVVTIASVVLNQTLDTSLAAKNQDHVVMTVGDMLVTNAKSKAADAARGGEPTDGHGPAVVADGTELTPEVAAAIASVTPETTGLSGGLPRLFFLEYVLPPLSLATLWIILPYSLVLAAVGLIESLMTLSLVDEITETQGSGNRECVGQGIANVVCGLFGGMGGCAMIGQSLINVNSGGRGRLSGITAAVCLLAFVLFLAPWIEMIPMAALVGVMFMVVIGTFEWASIQTFGKVPISDYFVMLVVAGYTAVMHDLATAVILGVIVSALVFAWQHSKNIGADIKFNELGGKVYQLHGPLFFASVSSFKKLFDPENDPDDVVIDFYYTRVYDQSGLEAITGLTEKYEQLGKHLVLTHLSPECRKMLDRAHAIVTVNHAEEPQYHVTTERILKIEKSKEDVAT encoded by the coding sequence ATGCTTCATTTTTTCCAATCGCAGCAACAAAACTTCAAAAACGACATCCTCTCGGGGCTGACCGTCGCACTGGCGCTCGTGCCAGAAGCGGTTGCGTTCGCCTTTGTCGCTGGGGTCTCACCGGTGATCGGGCTTTATTCGGCCTTCTTTCTGGGTCTATTGACCGCGATCTTCGGTGGTCGGCCGGGGATGATCTCGGGAGCAACCGGCGCGATGGCGGTGATCGTCGTTTCGCTGGTCGCGCTGCATGGGATCGAATATCTCTTTCCCGCCGTCATTTTGTGCGGAATTCTGCAGATCACTTTCGGGCTGACGCGCTTGGGCGTGTTAATCCGAATGGTGCCGCATTCGGTCATGCTTGGTTTTGTGAACGGCCTGGCGATCGTGATCTTTATGGCTCAGTTTGGCAGCTTTCAAACGATCAATGACATCGGCGTCATGACTTACCTGCGCGGCCCGGTCCTCTGGATCATGCTGGCGCTGACCGCCGTCACCATGGCGATCATCTGGCTGCTGCCGAAGTTCACCCGGGCCATTCCGTCCTCGCTGGCCGCATTGTTGGTGGTGACCATCGCTTCGGTGGTGCTCAATCAAACGCTCGACACGTCGCTGGCGGCGAAAAATCAAGATCATGTCGTGATGACGGTCGGCGACATGCTGGTGACCAACGCCAAATCAAAAGCGGCCGACGCCGCTCGCGGTGGAGAACCGACCGACGGGCATGGACCGGCGGTCGTCGCCGACGGCACCGAACTAACGCCGGAAGTCGCCGCGGCGATCGCGAGCGTCACGCCAGAAACGACCGGCCTTTCAGGCGGCCTGCCGCGGCTCTTCTTTTTAGAATACGTGTTGCCGCCGCTCAGCTTGGCGACCCTCTGGATCATCTTGCCTTATTCGTTGGTTTTGGCGGCGGTCGGATTGATCGAATCGTTGATGACGCTCTCGCTGGTCGACGAAATCACCGAGACGCAGGGAAGCGGCAATCGCGAGTGCGTAGGGCAGGGGATCGCCAACGTCGTCTGCGGCCTGTTCGGCGGCATGGGAGGTTGTGCGATGATCGGACAGTCGCTCATCAACGTGAACTCGGGCGGTCGCGGACGTTTATCGGGGATCACAGCGGCGGTTTGTCTGCTGGCGTTCGTGCTGTTTTTGGCGCCTTGGATCGAGATGATCCCGATGGCCGCGCTCGTGGGCGTGATGTTCATGGTCGTCATCGGCACGTTCGAGTGGGCGTCGATCCAAACGTTCGGCAAAGTGCCGATCAGCGATTATTTCGTGATGCTGGTCGTCGCCGGCTACACAGCCGTGATGCACGATCTGGCGACGGCGGTGATCTTGGGCGTGATCGTCTCGGCGCTTGTTTTCGCCTGGCAACACTCTAAGAACATCGGCGCCGACATCAAGTTCAACGAGTTGGGCGGCAAAGTCTACCAGTTGCATGGACCGCTCTTCTTCGCTTCGGTCAGCAGCTTCAAAAAGCTGTTCGATCCCGAGAACGATCCAGACGATGTCGTGATCGACTTCTACTACACGCGAGTCTACGACCAATCGGGGCTGGAAGCGATCACCGGCCTAACCGAAAAGTACGAGCAACTCGGCAAGCATCTCGTGCTGACCCATTTGAGCCCCGAGTGCCGCAAGATGCTCGACCGAGCCCACGCGATCGTCACGGTCAACCACGCCGAAGAACCGCAATACCACGTGACGACCGAACGGATCTTAAAGATCGAAAAGTCGAAAGAAGACGTGGCGACGTAA
- the gatC gene encoding Asp-tRNA(Asn)/Glu-tRNA(Gln) amidotransferase subunit GatC — protein MSLSQDDVKKVSLLARLLLTEEELTTMTGQMSDIVGYVEQLNELDTTGVEPMAHAVEQFNVFAADERAPSLSRDEALANAPKRDDECFRVPAVLGE, from the coding sequence ATGAGCCTTTCTCAAGACGACGTCAAAAAGGTGTCGCTATTGGCGCGGCTGCTCCTCACGGAGGAAGAGCTGACGACGATGACCGGGCAGATGAGTGATATCGTCGGCTATGTCGAGCAACTGAATGAGCTCGACACGACCGGCGTCGAGCCGATGGCCCATGCGGTCGAACAGTTTAACGTGTTCGCCGCCGATGAACGTGCGCCTTCCCTCTCTCGCGACGAGGCGCTGGCGAACGCTCCCAAACGGGACGACGAATGTTTTCGCGTCCCGGCCGTGTTGGGCGAATAG
- a CDS encoding carboxypeptidase-like regulatory domain-containing protein produces the protein MLDFQRTAIPFVVLTFIGIALASGCGSQSDLHAVGGEVTMDGAPAAGAIISFQAVAGSLGNSSGAVVDQQGRYSIPSEKGLKAGAYDVTIQYWKETGETYTDPCTGQTTATTAPVKFAQQGKLRVDVKADEEGQFDFALTSAKK, from the coding sequence ATGCTAGATTTCCAACGCACGGCAATCCCGTTCGTCGTTTTGACCTTTATCGGCATTGCACTTGCGAGCGGTTGCGGCAGCCAGAGCGATTTGCACGCCGTCGGCGGTGAAGTGACCATGGACGGAGCGCCGGCTGCGGGGGCAATCATTAGCTTCCAGGCCGTCGCCGGCAGTCTCGGCAACTCGTCGGGTGCCGTCGTTGACCAGCAGGGAAGGTATTCCATCCCCTCTGAAAAAGGCTTAAAAGCCGGCGCCTACGACGTCACCATCCAATACTGGAAAGAGACCGGCGAAACTTATACAGACCCCTGCACTGGGCAAACCACCGCGACCACGGCGCCGGTGAAGTTCGCCCAGCAAGGCAAATTGCGAGTCGACGTGAAAGCGGACGAGGAAGGGCAATTTGACTTTGCATTGACCTCTGCGAAGAAATAG
- a CDS encoding S-adenosyl-l-methionine hydroxide adenosyltransferase family protein, protein MAASGIITLLTDFGVDSPYVAEMKGAILSVFRRATIIDLTHSVAPQNIRQGAYLLERTYRSFPHGTVHVGVVDPGVGSQRKIIAAEIAGQIFVLPDNGLITVVAGSLAATQLREVSNPQLWRGAVSATFHGRDVMGPVGAYLAAGGDFAEVGPLLEAMTRFDLPAVSRSGGTIDGQVLYADSLGNLVTNVTRGDLADQVITSIHIEGRDVGPLALTYSERSEGSPIALWGSSGQLEISIVGGNANTWMGGAFAWRVTIEVKS, encoded by the coding sequence ATGGCCGCTTCGGGGATTATCACGCTGCTGACCGATTTCGGCGTCGACAGTCCCTACGTCGCCGAAATGAAGGGAGCGATCCTCTCGGTCTTTCGCCGCGCGACGATCATTGATCTGACCCACAGCGTCGCGCCGCAAAACATTCGCCAAGGCGCGTATCTGCTGGAGCGGACCTATCGCAGCTTTCCGCATGGTACGGTTCATGTGGGCGTGGTCGATCCCGGCGTCGGCAGTCAGCGAAAAATCATCGCGGCCGAGATCGCCGGTCAAATCTTTGTGTTACCCGACAATGGGCTGATAACGGTGGTGGCCGGCTCGCTCGCAGCTACGCAGCTTCGCGAAGTATCTAATCCCCAACTGTGGCGTGGCGCCGTCTCGGCGACCTTTCATGGGCGGGATGTGATGGGACCGGTCGGCGCCTATTTGGCCGCCGGAGGAGATTTTGCCGAAGTTGGCCCCTTGCTCGAAGCGATGACGCGTTTCGATTTGCCTGCCGTTTCGCGCAGCGGCGGAACAATTGACGGTCAGGTGCTTTACGCCGATTCACTGGGCAACCTGGTGACCAACGTCACAAGAGGCGACCTCGCGGATCAGGTGATAACATCAATCCACATCGAGGGACGCGACGTCGGTCCGCTTGCTTTGACCTATAGTGAGCGGAGCGAAGGTTCTCCGATCGCTCTGTGGGGATCAAGTGGTCAGCTCGAGATCTCCATCGTCGGCGGCAACGCAAACACTTGGATGGGGGGGGCATTTGCATGGAGGGTGACAATTGAAGTTAAGAGTTGA
- a CDS encoding type II toxin-antitoxin system VapC family toxin yields the protein MRILVDTSILVRASQPGSPQFTASVDAVTRIFNSDVGACIVPQVIYEYWVVATRPAAQNGLGLSAEQAAQELERLSDFFDLQRDERAIFEQWRQLVSTHQVLGKNAHDARLVAAMLRHGISHLLTLNPRDFQRYPAINVITPDTLPADLTSL from the coding sequence GTGAGAATTCTTGTCGATACCAGCATTCTCGTTCGGGCGTCGCAACCGGGGTCGCCTCAATTTACGGCGTCTGTCGATGCGGTAACACGGATATTTAATTCGGATGTCGGCGCCTGCATTGTCCCTCAGGTGATTTACGAATACTGGGTTGTGGCGACTCGGCCCGCTGCCCAAAACGGCTTAGGACTCTCTGCTGAACAGGCGGCTCAAGAGCTAGAACGCCTCTCCGATTTTTTTGATCTACAGCGTGACGAGAGGGCGATCTTCGAGCAATGGCGACAACTAGTCAGTACGCATCAGGTGCTGGGAAAGAACGCTCATGACGCCCGACTGGTGGCGGCAATGCTACGTCATGGGATTTCGCATTTGCTGACGCTCAACCCTAGAGATTTTCAGCGCTATCCGGCAATCAATGTCATTACCCCAGATACGCTTCCAGCGGATCTGACGAGCCTCTAG
- the gatA gene encoding Asp-tRNA(Asn)/Glu-tRNA(Gln) amidotransferase subunit GatA produces MSLIHASAAQLLTQLESGEITSVELTKACLAQIDAADKQVGAFLKVMRDSALEQAESVDARRKKGEKLGRLAGVPVAIKDLLCTQGETTTCASKMLENFVPPYDATVIAKLKAADAVLIGKTNMDEFAMGGSTENSALGVTRNPWDLKCVPGGSSGGAAACLAASMAPLSIGTDTGGSIRQPASFCGVVGLKPTYGVVSRFGLIAFASSLDQIGPMARTAEDAAILLEAIAGYDPHDSTSANVKTPAYSQSVKQPLKGLRLGVVKEHFGEGLDSEVEQATREAIHVYKSLGATVSDVSLPHSKYGIAVYYIIAPSEASSNLARFDGAHYGHRTDEAAMLEQLAQERAALEAAGDEAGLAKLDTSLVRMYRQSRAEGFGPEVKRRIMLGTYTLSAGYYDAYYLKALKVRRLIRQDYDAAFKNVDLVIGPTAPTPSFAAGTKTDDPLSMYLGDLYTVTANLAGIGGISIPCGFSKSGLPIGLQLQGPPLAEERLLQAAHMFQTATDWHERRPELS; encoded by the coding sequence ATGTCTTTGATCCACGCCTCCGCCGCACAACTGCTGACGCAGCTTGAGTCGGGCGAGATTACCTCGGTCGAATTGACCAAGGCCTGCCTAGCCCAGATCGACGCCGCCGACAAACAAGTTGGCGCCTTTCTGAAGGTCATGCGCGACTCCGCTTTGGAGCAAGCCGAAAGCGTCGACGCGCGGCGCAAAAAAGGAGAAAAACTGGGTCGTCTAGCCGGGGTTCCGGTCGCGATCAAAGATCTTCTGTGCACCCAAGGAGAAACGACTACCTGTGCGTCGAAGATGCTGGAGAACTTTGTTCCTCCGTATGACGCGACCGTGATCGCCAAGCTGAAAGCGGCCGACGCCGTGTTGATCGGCAAGACGAACATGGACGAGTTCGCGATGGGGGGCTCGACCGAAAATTCGGCGCTCGGCGTGACCCGTAATCCGTGGGATTTGAAGTGCGTGCCCGGCGGATCGAGCGGCGGCGCGGCCGCTTGTTTGGCCGCTTCGATGGCGCCCCTTTCGATCGGCACCGATACCGGCGGTTCGATTCGCCAGCCCGCTTCGTTCTGCGGCGTGGTCGGGTTGAAACCAACCTACGGCGTAGTCAGCCGCTTCGGTCTGATCGCGTTCGCCAGCAGTCTTGACCAGATTGGTCCGATGGCCCGCACGGCCGAAGACGCCGCGATCTTGCTAGAAGCGATCGCCGGCTATGACCCGCACGATTCGACCTCGGCCAATGTGAAAACGCCTGCCTACTCGCAGTCGGTCAAACAGCCGCTGAAGGGTTTGCGGCTGGGCGTGGTGAAAGAACATTTTGGCGAAGGGCTTGACAGCGAAGTCGAACAAGCGACCCGCGAAGCGATCCACGTTTACAAATCGCTCGGCGCGACGGTGAGCGACGTCTCGCTTCCCCACAGCAAGTACGGCATCGCCGTCTATTACATCATCGCTCCGAGTGAAGCGTCGAGTAACCTGGCTCGCTTTGATGGGGCTCACTATGGGCATCGAACCGACGAAGCGGCGATGCTTGAGCAACTCGCCCAAGAACGAGCGGCGCTCGAAGCGGCCGGTGACGAAGCCGGCCTGGCGAAACTTGATACGTCGCTCGTCCGCATGTATCGCCAAAGCCGAGCCGAGGGCTTTGGGCCGGAAGTCAAACGCCGCATCATGCTGGGGACTTACACGCTCAGCGCCGGCTACTACGACGCCTACTATTTGAAGGCGCTGAAGGTTCGTCGCTTGATTCGCCAAGACTACGACGCGGCGTTTAAGAACGTCGATCTGGTCATCGGCCCGACGGCGCCAACGCCGTCGTTCGCCGCTGGGACCAAGACCGACGATCCGTTGTCGATGTATCTGGGCGACTTGTACACTGTGACCGCCAATCTGGCGGGGATCGGCGGAATTTCGATTCCGTGCGGCTTCTCCAAGTCGGGCCTGCCGATCGGCCTGCAACTGCAAGGTCCGCCGCTGGCCGAAGAGCGTTTGCTGCAAGCGGCCCATATGTTTCAAACTGCGACCGACTGGCACGAGCGGAGACCGGAACTGTCATGA
- the rpmB gene encoding 50S ribosomal protein L28 — protein sequence MAKTCEICGKGPQVGNQVTLRGKAKYLGGVGTKITGITRRKFKPNLQIVKAVKPSGEHKSMQVCTQCIRSGRVKKVVRHKPFKLPSEEKAAK from the coding sequence ATGGCCAAGACATGTGAAATCTGCGGTAAGGGTCCGCAGGTCGGCAACCAAGTGACCCTCCGTGGTAAAGCCAAATACCTGGGTGGTGTTGGTACGAAAATCACCGGCATCACGCGCCGTAAGTTCAAGCCGAACTTACAGATCGTGAAAGCGGTGAAACCGAGCGGCGAGCACAAATCGATGCAGGTATGCACCCAGTGCATCCGCAGCGGTCGTGTGAAAAAGGTCGTTCGCCACAAACCGTTCAAGCTGCCGTCCGAAGAAAAAGCGGCGAAGTAG
- the bioA gene encoding adenosylmethionine--8-amino-7-oxononanoate transaminase has protein sequence MNLTHQQLRDWDRSAHWHSFTQMAEYEPLIIERGEGCMLYDIDGNAYLDGVSSLWCNTFGHRHPKIDQAIRDQLDKVAHVTNLGCSSVPAIELTKRIVDLAPGELNHVFYACDGSSAVEVALKMAFQYWRQRDDPRPNKTGYIAFHEAYHGDTLGAVSVGGVEMFHDMFRPLLFSVHRLPSPDRDHLPDGVTSDTACRYYLDQLEAVLKEHHETIAALVIEPLVQGAAGMLMQPAGYLRGLRELTTKYDVLLIFDEIAVGMGRTGTMFACQQEEVTPDFLCLGKGLTSGYLPLSVTVATTEVWNAFLGTYAERKTFFHGHTFSGNPLLCAAALATLDIFEKEKILDQLPAKIAHLEMRLAELIDHPHVASVRQCGLIAGVELVADKETGESYPWTERRGWQACRHATQNGVWLRPLGNVIVIMPPLSITLDEIDRICDAAKAGIDHAVAPCGE, from the coding sequence ATGAATTTAACTCACCAGCAGCTGCGCGACTGGGACCGTTCGGCCCATTGGCATTCTTTCACGCAGATGGCCGAATACGAGCCGCTGATTATTGAACGCGGCGAAGGCTGCATGTTGTACGACATCGACGGCAACGCTTACCTCGACGGCGTGAGCAGTCTGTGGTGCAACACCTTCGGCCATCGCCATCCCAAGATCGATCAGGCGATTCGCGATCAGTTAGACAAAGTGGCCCACGTCACCAATCTTGGCTGTTCCAGCGTGCCGGCGATTGAGTTGACCAAACGGATCGTCGATCTGGCGCCAGGCGAGTTGAATCACGTCTTCTACGCGTGCGACGGTTCGTCGGCGGTCGAAGTAGCGCTGAAAATGGCGTTTCAATATTGGCGGCAACGTGACGATCCCCGGCCGAACAAAACCGGCTACATCGCGTTTCATGAAGCGTACCACGGCGATACGCTGGGGGCCGTCAGTGTTGGCGGCGTCGAGATGTTTCACGACATGTTCCGCCCCCTGCTCTTCTCGGTCCATCGCTTGCCTTCGCCTGATCGTGATCATCTGCCGGATGGCGTCACTTCGGATACCGCGTGTCGCTACTATCTCGATCAGTTAGAAGCGGTGTTGAAGGAGCATCACGAGACGATCGCAGCGCTGGTGATTGAGCCGCTGGTGCAAGGTGCGGCCGGCATGTTGATGCAGCCGGCCGGCTATCTCCGCGGCCTGCGTGAGCTGACCACCAAGTACGACGTGCTGCTGATCTTTGACGAGATCGCGGTTGGCATGGGACGAACCGGCACGATGTTCGCCTGTCAGCAGGAAGAAGTGACGCCTGACTTTCTCTGTTTGGGCAAAGGCCTGACCTCTGGATATCTGCCGCTGAGCGTTACGGTGGCGACCACCGAAGTTTGGAACGCGTTTCTCGGGACCTACGCTGAGCGGAAGACCTTCTTCCATGGCCACACGTTCAGCGGTAATCCGCTGTTGTGCGCCGCGGCGCTGGCGACGCTTGATATTTTTGAAAAAGAAAAAATCCTCGATCAGTTGCCGGCGAAGATCGCGCATCTTGAAATGCGATTGGCCGAACTGATCGATCATCCGCACGTCGCTTCGGTGCGGCAATGCGGGCTGATCGCAGGAGTGGAACTAGTTGCCGATAAGGAAACCGGCGAGTCTTACCCCTGGACCGAGCGGCGTGGTTGGCAGGCGTGTCGACATGCTACCCAAAACGGCGTCTGGCTGCGTCCGTTAGGAAATGTGATTGTGATCATGCCGCCGCTGTCGATCACTTTGGACGAGATTGACCGCATTTGCGACGCCGCAAAAGCGGGGATCGACCATGCGGTCGCCCCTTGCGGGGAGTGA
- the mqnE gene encoding aminofutalosine synthase MqnE — translation MTAPGRISLDTIAKKVENGDRLTLDEGVYLYQEDVPLNDVAALANMVRERKNGNFAYYNINTHLNATNICVYRCNFCAFRADLRDPRGYAMSDEQIVARGQEAVDNGCTEMHIVGGLHHQKKYEWYVNVLRVLHDAFPKLHLKGWTAVEINWFEFLTKKSVEEVLTDLLDAGLGSMPGGGAEIFHREVRDQICEHKANSNKWFEVHSTAHKMGIRTNATMLYGHIENAFHRIDHLIRLRELQDQTGGFQTFIPLAFHPDNTELAALRNLKKPSVVMDLRTMAISRLMLDNFDHIKAYWIMLGIETAQTALAYGADDLDGTVRHELIYHDAGATTPEVLSVDDIRRLIVETGREPIERDTLYRRVERDAANPSAWTVGEQVAVGG, via the coding sequence ATGACTGCACCTGGCCGAATTTCGCTCGATACGATTGCCAAAAAGGTCGAAAACGGTGATCGGCTCACGTTGGACGAAGGGGTTTACCTTTATCAAGAAGACGTGCCGCTGAATGATGTCGCCGCGCTGGCTAATATGGTTCGCGAGCGGAAGAACGGCAATTTCGCTTACTACAACATCAACACGCATCTGAACGCGACCAACATCTGCGTTTATCGATGCAATTTCTGCGCGTTTCGGGCCGACCTGCGCGACCCCCGCGGTTATGCGATGAGCGACGAGCAAATTGTCGCTCGCGGTCAGGAAGCGGTCGACAACGGCTGCACCGAGATGCACATTGTCGGCGGTTTGCATCATCAGAAAAAGTACGAGTGGTACGTCAACGTGCTTCGCGTGCTGCACGACGCTTTTCCGAAGTTGCATCTGAAGGGTTGGACGGCGGTCGAGATCAACTGGTTTGAGTTCCTGACCAAGAAGTCCGTTGAAGAAGTGTTGACCGATTTGCTCGATGCGGGCCTCGGCAGCATGCCCGGCGGCGGCGCCGAAATCTTCCATCGTGAAGTTCGCGATCAAATCTGCGAACACAAAGCGAATTCGAACAAATGGTTCGAGGTTCACAGCACCGCGCACAAGATGGGCATACGCACCAACGCGACCATGCTGTACGGTCATATCGAAAACGCGTTTCACCGGATCGACCATCTGATTCGCTTGCGTGAGTTGCAAGATCAGACCGGCGGATTCCAGACTTTCATTCCGTTGGCGTTCCATCCTGACAATACCGAACTGGCCGCACTCCGTAATCTGAAAAAGCCGTCGGTGGTGATGGATCTGCGGACGATGGCGATCTCGCGTCTGATGCTCGATAATTTCGACCACATCAAGGCCTACTGGATCATGCTCGGCATTGAGACCGCCCAGACCGCACTGGCCTACGGCGCCGATGATCTCGACGGCACGGTTCGGCACGAGCTGATCTATCACGATGCCGGCGCGACGACGCCTGAGGTGTTGTCGGTCGACGACATTCGTCGCCTGATCGTCGAAACGGGGCGCGAGCCGATCGAACGAGACACGCTCTATCGTCGCGTAGAGCGAGACGCCGCGAATCCATCAGCTTGGACGGTGGGCGAACAAGTCGCGGTCGGCGGCTAG